The Ranitomeya imitator isolate aRanImi1 chromosome 6, aRanImi1.pri, whole genome shotgun sequence genome window below encodes:
- the LOC138641720 gene encoding uncharacterized protein: protein MMDGVIGRISSLVTEVIFETNRLDIIVRENEAAAERRKMQRRRRRFWIHPINELRMTRGVQSTLYLELRCNPQKFFSYVRMRMEHFDYLVGKIEDVIQRQDTRMRLAITPAERLMVTLRFLATGESLTSLHFQFRLGISTIGGIVKDTCRAIWDTLQLEYIPQPTMEIWMRSSEQFERMCNFPNCVGAVDGKHIRIAKPAGTGSEYYNYKKYFSIVLMAIADANCRFLAVDIGAYGRSNDSQVFKNSPMGRCLYGDTYNFPPARPLPGTSEPAMPYVCVGDEAFQLSPHLLKPYSSRELHRTKRVFNYRLTRARRVVECSFGILTAKWRVLLTAIKLDTKTVDDVVKACVVLHNFVISKEPVTLDDEQLETSLWDYRSASVRSTGSVTRMREQFAEYFLSPVGRIPWQDIIV, encoded by the exons atgatggatggtgtaattgggaggatttcgagtttggttactgaagttatatttgagacgaatcgcctggatatcatagtgcgggagaatgaggcggcagcagaaagacggaagatgcaacggagaaggcgacgattctggatacatccaatcaatgagctgcggatgaccaggggtgtccagtccactctctatctggagttgcggtgcaacccccaaaaattctttagttatgtacggatgaggatggaacatttcgattatttggttggaaaaatagaggatgtcatccaaaggcaggacacaaggatgaggcttgccatcacaccggcggagcggctcatggtgacactgcg cttcctagctacgggtgagtctttgacttcactccatttccaattccggctggggatttccactattggcggaattgtgaaggacacatgtcgtgcgatttgggacactttacagctggagtatatcccacaaccaacaatggaaatctggatgagaagttccgaacaatttgagcgaatgtgtaattttccaaattgtgttggtgctgtggacggcaaacacattaggattgcaaaaccggcaggaacaggatcagagtactataactataaaaaatacttctcaattgtactcatggctattgctgacgccaactgccgattccttgctgtggatataggagcgtatggccggtccaacgactcccaagtgtttaaaaactctccgatgggtcgctgcctgtatggagatacatacaatttcccgccagcaagaccgctcccaggaaccagtgaaccagccatgccatatgtgtgtgtaggtgatgaagcctttcaactgtcgccgcacctactgaaaccatacagcagccgtgaattacaccgcaccaagcgggtatttaattaccgtcttaccagagcaagaagagtggtagagtgctctttcggtattttgacagcaaagtggagagttctgctgacggcaataaaactggatacaaaaactgtagacgatgttgtcaaggcatgtgtggtgctccataattttgttatttcaaaggagcccgttaccttggatgacgaacaattggagacatccttgtgggattaccgaagtgcctctgttcgctccaccggttctgttactaggatgagggaacagtttgctgaatattttttgtcacctgttgggcggattccatggcaagacataattgtgtga